From Bacillus pumilus, one genomic window encodes:
- a CDS encoding SDR family NAD(P)-dependent oxidoreductase has product MGRLTGKRIWITGASGGIGEKMAYLAAEEGAEIIISARRIEKLTGVKEKIMSAGGVCHIAQLDVSHLEDVDRAYQEVGAVDILVNNAGFGAFDLVEDASIEEMVSMFEVNVFGLIACTKKVIPEMKQRGHGHIINIASQAGKIATPKSAIYSASKHAVLGFSNSLRMELADLGIHVTTVNPGPIATDFFTIADRSGEYVKNVEFMMLSADKVAGKVVSAMMTKKREINLPGWMNAGSKLYQLFPFLFEKAARKAMMKK; this is encoded by the coding sequence ATGGGGAGATTAACAGGAAAGAGGATATGGATTACAGGCGCATCTGGGGGCATTGGTGAAAAAATGGCGTACTTGGCAGCAGAAGAAGGCGCAGAAATCATTATTTCAGCAAGACGAATCGAAAAGCTGACGGGTGTAAAAGAAAAGATTATGAGTGCTGGCGGGGTGTGTCACATCGCTCAGCTAGATGTCAGTCACCTTGAGGACGTTGATCGCGCATATCAAGAAGTGGGGGCTGTTGATATTTTGGTTAACAATGCCGGTTTTGGTGCGTTTGATCTCGTTGAAGATGCGTCCATTGAGGAAATGGTGTCGATGTTTGAAGTAAACGTGTTTGGCTTAATCGCCTGCACGAAAAAGGTCATTCCAGAGATGAAACAAAGAGGACATGGACATATTATCAATATTGCCTCCCAAGCAGGAAAGATTGCCACCCCGAAATCAGCCATTTATTCGGCATCAAAGCATGCCGTCCTTGGATTTTCAAACAGCCTCAGAATGGAGCTGGCAGACCTCGGCATTCACGTCACCACGGTGAATCCAGGACCGATCGCCACTGACTTTTTTACCATCGCCGATCGCAGCGGTGAATATGTGAAGAATGTTGAATTCATGATGCTTAGTGCGGACAAGGTGGCTGGGAAGGTCGTATCCGCCATGATGACGAAAAAAAGAGAGATTAATCTGCCTGGATGGATGAACGCTGGCAGTAAATTGTATCAATTATTCCCGTTTTTATTTGAAAAAGCAGCACGCAAAGCGATGATGAAAAAATAA
- a CDS encoding DinB family protein: protein METGKLTKTDIITSLQESIRELVKLVETCDEHTLDQSLGEGKWSIKQIAGHLYDTEEVWSERIEQAISDEQMPFQSYDPEIYVKERGYERYNEQEIKALIKRLKERRSKTLHLLEKDTWEQSGLHPEEGMMTVQILAETIALHEQHHLDQIKAIMSKSER, encoded by the coding sequence ATGGAAACTGGAAAATTAACAAAAACAGACATCATTACATCGCTTCAGGAAAGTATTCGTGAACTAGTAAAGCTAGTGGAAACATGTGATGAGCACACGCTAGATCAATCTTTGGGAGAGGGCAAGTGGTCGATCAAGCAAATCGCAGGGCATTTGTATGATACAGAAGAAGTCTGGTCAGAGCGGATAGAGCAGGCGATATCAGATGAGCAGATGCCTTTTCAATCGTATGATCCTGAAATATATGTGAAGGAAAGAGGCTATGAAAGGTATAACGAGCAGGAGATCAAAGCACTGATTAAACGATTGAAAGAGAGAAGAAGCAAGACACTTCATCTATTAGAAAAGGATACATGGGAGCAATCGGGTCTGCATCCTGAAGAAGGGATGATGACAGTGCAGATATTAGCTGAAACCATCGCTTTACATGAACAACATCATCTGGATCAAATTAAAGCCATTATGTCAAAGAGTGAACGTTAG
- a CDS encoding CoA-disulfide reductase produces the protein MKYVMIGGDAAGMSCAMQIYREDPEAHIVAFEKGEIFSYGQCGLPYLIGGLIDHHSKLIARSAETFRDKYGIDARCLHEVTSIDPKQKTVSGHHTKTKEPFTESYDRLLIATGASPVTLGLDNQPLEGVHVLKTIPHALSILDHLKQNITHVTIIGGGYIGLEMAENSKALGKKVHIIQRGSTLGPGFDPDMAKHLKEEADAQGIHVTLGETVQTLEGESHVTAVQTDKQTIKTDMVIMAIGVTPQTSFLDKTGIKRLPNGAIVVNEYMKTNVKDIYAAGDCAATYHRIKQSLDYIPLGTTANKQGRIAGFHMTGTNRAFQGVTGTAVMKFMSMTAGRTGLSEKEAQAADIPYSTITIDSTDHAGYFPDAQKMKVKLIYRSDDYTLLGAQIIGRNGVDKRIDVMATALYQQLTITDLEDLDISYAPPFNSVWDPLQQAARRR, from the coding sequence ATGAAATATGTGATGATTGGCGGAGATGCAGCAGGAATGAGCTGTGCTATGCAAATATATAGAGAGGATCCAGAGGCACATATTGTCGCTTTTGAAAAAGGAGAGATTTTCTCATATGGACAGTGCGGCCTTCCCTACTTGATCGGCGGTCTCATTGATCATCACAGCAAGCTGATTGCACGCAGCGCTGAAACCTTTCGCGACAAATATGGAATTGATGCTAGATGCTTACACGAAGTGACCTCCATTGACCCAAAGCAAAAAACGGTGTCAGGTCATCATACGAAAACAAAAGAACCATTTACCGAAAGCTATGACCGCCTCTTAATTGCGACAGGAGCAAGCCCCGTCACACTGGGTTTAGACAATCAGCCGCTAGAAGGCGTACACGTATTAAAAACCATTCCGCATGCGCTGTCCATTTTAGACCATTTAAAACAAAATATCACACATGTCACCATCATTGGCGGCGGGTATATCGGCTTAGAAATGGCTGAAAATTCAAAAGCGCTGGGAAAAAAAGTACATATCATTCAGCGGGGTTCAACACTAGGTCCGGGCTTTGACCCCGATATGGCAAAGCATCTGAAAGAAGAGGCGGATGCCCAAGGTATTCACGTGACACTCGGGGAAACCGTGCAGACATTAGAGGGCGAGTCACATGTAACAGCTGTTCAAACAGACAAACAAACCATTAAAACGGATATGGTCATCATGGCCATCGGCGTCACACCGCAAACATCCTTTTTAGACAAAACAGGAATCAAGCGGCTTCCAAATGGCGCCATTGTTGTAAACGAATACATGAAAACCAATGTAAAAGACATCTATGCTGCCGGGGATTGCGCAGCAACTTATCACCGCATCAAACAATCACTAGATTATATTCCGCTCGGCACAACGGCGAATAAACAAGGAAGAATCGCTGGTTTTCATATGACGGGAACAAACCGGGCGTTTCAAGGCGTGACTGGAACAGCAGTCATGAAATTTATGAGCATGACAGCGGGACGAACGGGCTTATCAGAAAAGGAAGCACAAGCAGCTGACATTCCTTATTCCACCATCACCATTGACAGTACGGATCACGCTGGATATTTTCCAGATGCGCAGAAAATGAAAGTCAAACTGATTTACAGAAGTGATGACTACACCTTGCTCGGTGCCCAAATCATCGGAAGAAACGGTGTAGATAAACGGATCGATGTGATGGCAACAGCCCTTTACCAACAGCTGACCATAACAGATCTAGAAGATTTAGATATTAGCTATGCCCCGCCTTTTAACAGTGTGTGGGACCCGCTTCAGCAAGCGGCAAGGCGGAGATAA
- the proC gene encoding pyrroline-5-carboxylate reductase, whose product MSKIGFIGAGSMAESMIKGLLKSGIMSNEDIIVTNKTNEKRLEELKVRYGVKTDFSRSFIYEEADILVFALKPKDAESGISDVRPHLHGQLIISILAGISIETIQHYAGEKTAVVRAMPNTSAAIQQSATGIAVSQEVTEDQKNKAIELFETIGHVTVLDESQLNAVTAIAGSGPAFIYHLIEGMERGASELGMDQATAKLLICQMIAGAANMLQSSGKEPAELRKEITSEGGTTEAGLNTLAAYQFEEAVVDCVKTATKRAAELNEMFSASTYK is encoded by the coding sequence ATGAGTAAAATTGGATTTATTGGTGCAGGCTCGATGGCAGAGTCGATGATAAAAGGTTTATTAAAAAGCGGCATCATGTCAAATGAAGATATTATTGTCACAAACAAAACGAATGAAAAACGTCTAGAAGAATTAAAGGTGCGTTATGGGGTCAAAACGGATTTCTCTCGTTCTTTTATTTATGAAGAAGCGGATATTCTCGTATTTGCTTTAAAACCGAAAGATGCGGAAAGCGGGATATCTGATGTGCGGCCTCATTTACATGGGCAGCTGATCATTTCGATTTTAGCTGGCATCTCCATTGAAACGATTCAGCACTATGCCGGCGAGAAGACTGCGGTGGTTCGCGCGATGCCAAATACATCAGCGGCCATTCAGCAATCAGCAACAGGCATTGCCGTAAGTCAAGAAGTGACAGAGGATCAAAAGAATAAAGCAATCGAGCTGTTTGAAACGATCGGTCATGTGACGGTATTGGATGAATCACAGCTGAATGCTGTTACAGCTATTGCAGGAAGCGGCCCTGCCTTCATTTATCATTTGATTGAAGGAATGGAGCGAGGCGCCTCGGAACTTGGGATGGACCAAGCAACAGCGAAGTTACTCATTTGCCAGATGATTGCGGGCGCCGCCAACATGCTTCAAAGCAGCGGTAAAGAACCTGCTGAATTGCGCAAAGAAATCACAAGTGAAGGCGGAACGACAGAAGCCGGCCTGAACACACTTGCTGCCTATCAATTTGAAGAAGCCGTTGTCGATTGTGTCAAAACCGCAACAAAACGCGCAGCAGAATTAAACGAAATGTTTTCAGCAAGCACGTATAAATGA
- a CDS encoding MBL fold metallo-hydrolase produces MKEDIIQLSIPTPFAVGDVHAYILKGEAVTLVDCGPMTEEAEHAFVAQLQEHRLSIDDIDQVVLTHHHADHVGLLNLMKPHVRVIGHELNEPYISQDPVFKERQIAFMERFFQQLGVPLRQGECERIVKQSYTYSCTAHVDDVIKEGDRLKGHEHFFVMETPGHAQSHLSFLDETTGHFIGGDLLLTTISSNPLMEAPFEGEERQKSLLQYKASLNRLLHLPIKTIYPGHGELITSHHELIEERFKKQEKRANTMYQLLKRKEMTAFHLCRKLFPVLYEEALFLTMSETVGQLDVLLEAGQIEEVQKDGILYYRAN; encoded by the coding sequence GTGAAAGAAGACATCATTCAATTATCCATCCCTACACCGTTTGCTGTTGGGGATGTACATGCATATATATTAAAAGGAGAAGCCGTGACCTTAGTGGACTGCGGGCCGATGACAGAAGAGGCGGAGCACGCCTTTGTCGCGCAATTACAAGAGCATCGTTTATCGATAGACGATATTGATCAAGTGGTGTTGACCCATCATCATGCAGATCATGTCGGTCTTTTAAATCTGATGAAACCTCATGTCCGTGTGATCGGACACGAGTTAAATGAGCCGTATATTAGCCAGGACCCTGTGTTTAAAGAGCGTCAAATTGCTTTTATGGAACGCTTTTTTCAGCAGTTAGGTGTGCCGCTTCGTCAAGGTGAGTGTGAAAGAATCGTGAAGCAATCTTATACATATTCCTGTACTGCACATGTAGATGACGTCATCAAAGAAGGCGATCGGTTGAAAGGGCATGAACACTTCTTCGTGATGGAAACACCGGGACATGCACAATCTCATCTTTCCTTTCTAGATGAAACAACGGGCCATTTCATTGGTGGAGACCTGCTTTTGACGACCATTTCCTCAAACCCGTTAATGGAAGCGCCGTTTGAAGGGGAGGAACGCCAAAAATCGCTGCTTCAATATAAAGCATCACTCAATCGATTATTGCATCTGCCAATCAAGACGATTTATCCAGGACACGGTGAGCTCATCACGTCTCATCATGAATTGATCGAAGAAAGATTTAAGAAACAAGAAAAACGGGCAAATACGATGTATCAGCTGCTTAAACGAAAAGAAATGACTGCCTTTCATCTTTGCCGCAAGCTATTTCCAGTGCTGTATGAAGAGGCCTTATTTTTAACGATGTCGGAGACAGTTGGGCAGCTGGATGTCCTCTTAGAAGCCGGGCAAATTGAAGAAGTGCAAAAAGACGGAATTCTCTATTACAGGGCAAACTAA